A stretch of DNA from Megalops cyprinoides isolate fMegCyp1 chromosome 17, fMegCyp1.pri, whole genome shotgun sequence:
GGTGCATTAACACTGGATGAGTTCTGTGCTGCGTTTCATCTGGTAGTGGCGAGGAAAAATGGCTATGACCTTCCGGAAAAACTGCCAGAGAGCTTAATGCCAAAGCTTATTGACTTGGATGACTCAGCAggtataagaaaaaaaaaagaaatgaaaatctCTCCTCCCATGACTTAAAAAGGCAGTGTGGATATGATTAAACATAGTATTACACAATGTGTTAAGCATTTGAAAGCAAGATTGGACACAGTTGCTGGATGtagcacacacaaaataagGGTCGTGTTTTACTGAACAGCTTaggataaatgaataataatgtgatAATCATGGTGAAAATGTGGTGACGTTACAATGATACAATTACTTGAGCAATGACACAGAAATTAAATCTTGTCAGGACTGTAGAGTCAAGTCCCTCCTGAATAAGTGAATGAGTTTGAGGTCTCACCCCGGTGTGTTGTTTCAGAAGTCCCAGACCCAGCTCCAGAAGTAGGGTACTCCGGCTCACCCGTGGAGGTGACCCCCAACAAATCCCCCTCCATGCCCTCGCTGAACCAGAACTGGCCCGAGCTCAACCAGAGCAATGAGGTAGCTGCAACACATCTCGCATGGTCCTGTCCCCTGCATGGTGGATGGAGACATGGTTCTGACTGCAAAAGCTCTAGAAGTGCATTTGAAGTCTAGCTTAATGGATGTCAAGTGGCAAATAGggctcattttttgttttgttagctATGTCAATTAGCATTTTTCTTTACGATTGCTCAAGCCGTGTGACATGATTCCTTTTGATAtaagtgtttgtgtatttggTAAAGCTTTTAATAACTTTAAGAACGTTTACACAGGATCTTTATTTACCCTGAGCTGTCTGTATCTGAGAAAATACGGTGAGGCCTTCATTACTTTAGCAATAAACAGTCTGCTGTCTGTCAAAACCAAACAATTTttacttactgtttttttttttactcttttttttactgtccaATTTTGTTCTTTATGATCAAAGTTCCTACTAACCAGGTTCAGCCACGCCTCCCCTCACCTATACTAATTTAACATTATGAaatctgtattattttattatcataggtgcccccacccccatcccctcaAGCAGCAGTGCTTCCATTGTGATCATGCCTCTGCCGTGACTCCATGGTGTTgatttctctctgctctgtctctccagcagtGGGAGACCTTTAGCGAGCGCTCCTCCAGCTCACAAACTCTGACCCAATTTGATTCTAACATTGCACCAGCTGACCCTGTAAGTCAATCACGTAGTATGCCTGTTTCATTATTACTGATGTCATTAACCCTTcccccacaaaaaaaatgcatggtcTCAGCGGAGCGCTGCAACGGCAGTGTTCCCTTTTTAATTTTGCTCTCACATCTCAAGGACTGTCGCAGCAttctttttcaaattcataCCATAATTAAGATTATTATGGCACTGCTTGTAAATTTATTTGGGCCACTTAAAACATTGTTGGTGCACACAGATTCACACCTGCACATTCAAAGTTTACTCAATAAGATTACTAATTGTTTAggataattatttaattggaCTTTTTCTGACGAGGTAACACCATTTGTAAGGTTTTGGTTGCAGATCCACCAGCAGCATTATTTAGctgaacagcacagtgtcctgTTAACATCACGATgggaaaatgagtgaaaaatgtGCTTCCTCTCAGGACACCGCGATAGTGCATCCTGTCCCTATCCGCATGACCCCCAGCAAGATCCACATGCAGGAAATGGAGCTGAAGAGAACAGGAAGTGGTAAAgacactcctcctctctgcagctgtgcatCAGTCACTCACTTCATGCCTGAATGTCTGAATCTGCTGCATTTGACTCTACTTTTGTACCTGACTGTTTGTACCCACTCTTTGGTTTGTATTCCACTCTATGGTGGTTTTTGCATGGTTCATCACCTCAGTGATTttacagcctgttttttttgctttgcagatcACACACACCCTACCAGCCCTTTGATGGCTAAACCTCCTGAGCTCTCTGAGGAGAATAAGTTACCACCTTCAATGAAGTTTGTAGCTGCTAACACTGCaggtgtgtttctgcatgtgccCATCCTGGGCAGCATCAGTGCATAGGGGCACCCATTGTTCCATTTGTCATGAATTCAAACACATATAGAAGTGTATACAACATTCAGACCTCCAGTTAGCAGTATTTGAATAGCattggggagagagaggtgtggcGGTGTCGTAGCTTCCTCACTGGGCCAGTAGACACAGTTGTATTCCATGGTTGATTGACTTAAAACAGGTTTCAGGAAATGAAACGTGTAGTAATGTTTGCTCTCTCTGTTATAAAGGTGATGGGTACAGCAGCTCGGATTCATTTACTTCAGATCAAGAACCAATAGGAGGTGTTGTAACACGACAGAGGTAGGCAGATTTCCCTCAGCAAAGTATTTCGCGTTTGAAGTTGTagaatgttgaatgttttaaattgaTTGTGCCACTTCACTTGAAATTCATGGGGGCGTGgtatcagctgttttttttaattataaataaagtgaaaatgtgtaagTAAATTGAAAAAGGCAAGTGTTTTGGGTGTTGGATAGGCTGTGTTTGTTGCCACATTGCACAGAGGGCGTTTTATTTTGGCTTTGACTGCAGGTCTCACTCGGGAACGTCTCCTGAAGGGCTGAAGGCAGTAGCCCCTCCGCCGCCCCCTCCCAGACCCACTGCCTCACACTCGCGCTCCTCATCACTAGACATGAACAGAAACTTTGCGGCGGTCCCTGCAGGTATGGCCATTAGCACTGATCAGACTGCTTCAGGGCAGGCTGAAGGCTTTGACCTCCATCAAGTTGATATTGATAGCTGGTGATGAGAACCATTGCTCAGGTGTTTATCTCTCCGCTACAGGACAGCAGCAGGTTCCAGGTGTGGCCTACCCCCCTGCAGTGCCCCCTCGACCCCAACCCACCCAGGTGTCCAGCCGCCTCATGATAGCAGTGTCATCACCAGTTTTTTTCGGTTAAAGCTGTTGTAATGCATGAAAACCAACAGCCACCACTGCACGGCCTAACATTGGTCACGTGACCATGCTCTGACCACACACGACAGGCcatttgtgtgtgcagaggAGAACTTTGTGTTCTTTGTCTGCCTCGCACTTCCTCATGCTCCTTCCTAACACGTTATCAAATTCAGTTTTAGAGGAAACTCAGATAAGGTTTATGTgggttatttttgtttgagttCCAAATGTATCCTTGAACTGTAAGTCttttgcaaattaattttgcccttttaataatttgttttgcacaatCCTAAAGCATACATTTCACTCTTTAGAATCTGGGATTTTGTTGTGTTAATGTCTCGGGCAGCAAAGGCATGTAGGTTGCGAAAGTGCTGGTATGTCTTTCTGTGCCATGGGTGTTGACGCCTGTATGCTCCCTGTGTTTTAAACATGACATTCCTCCCCGCTGTCCCCAGGCTGCCGGCCATCGCACGGTCGATGGGGAGGGCCTGGCCAGCCACTCCAGCACCTCCCCCCAGCAGATCCCAGAACAGCCCAACTTCGCCGACTTCAGCCAGTTCCAGGTGTTTGCAGCTGAGCCGCCTTCCGAGGATGGGGAGAAATTACCGGAGAGCTCACAGGTGGGCGCGATCCATCCAGCTTCTCTTGACAGGCTAAACCCCAATTCCCTGTACACAGGGACAAATTCTTGTGACTTAGTTggttcagtcagtcagtcagttaggCATACAAATGTACGCCTTTGTATTTCTCATAATGCAAtgaagtaaaatatttcagaccACAAATACAAATTTTGTCTACTTTAAGCGTAGCATTATTGCTCTAATTCATACGGTTTTGTTTATTGTGgcttttgttctgtattttcagtgtggCACCAGTTATTACAGGACTGGGTGCCATATTAACGCTTGTTCTGGTGTTTCTGGTGaaagtgtgttattgtgttactGGGCTGTGTGCAGGTGGAGAAGCCCGGTGAGCCTGCAGGGTCTTTGAGAACAGCCAAGCCAGCAGAAGTTCCGGTGGAGGATCGAGCCGCTGCTGCTGTGAACTCAGTGTGTCTcgtttctttttctctttctcttttgcgACCACGCTAAGGAAACATTCTTTCAAGAAATTGACTTTGTTGTGTCAGGAATAGGGGTTGGTAGGCCAGTCAGGCTCTCCTTGTCTCACTCCTCCATCCTGCATCTTGTCATGCACATTGCagggatgatgtcagtgaagtaGTGCATATATCTTCCATTGAGCCTCTGTTTCACCATGGTGACCTGTATGGCcttttagtgtgaaaaatatccatTTGCTGCATGTAAgtgtatcggaggattgcatttgtctcacttcagctCTCCTGCACAAGCGCAGTGGTTGTTGCAGTGGGTCGACCCTAATGTGCAATTGCTGGTGCcggaaaaggagaaaaagcattttaaaaaaagtaccACATCAAGAAAATgttggagggaggagaggaaggctGCTTGCATGCTCTTCTCAGGAGGGGTATTCTTCATGTGAGATTTACACAGGGAAACTGCAGGGGCTGCTGAGAAAAGGGAACCGCACATTTGCACGGTCCTAAACATTAGTCAATCTTCCTCGCAGCAGAGTGGGATGAAATTGTTCAGCCCTGTTGAGTATGAAGGGCTGGCTCTGGGGATGCTGGGATGCCTTTCTGTGCGTGACTATGATTTCACtgtttatgtgctgtttttgtccTGTCTTTCAGGCCAAAGGATCCACACCTCTTGCCCCTCCACCAAAGCCAGTTCGCCGGCGGCTAAAATCTGAAGACGAGCTGCGGCCGGAGGTGGAGGAACACCCACAGAAGTCCAACGTCATAGCTGCTGTTCTAGCGACCCAGCCCTCTATTCCAAGGTATGAAACCACAGTCTGTGTGGGCATGAAGCACAGTGATGTTGGTAGTGTGgctatttcatttaataatgggatggcagtgtggtgcagtggtgagGAACCAGACTCTTAAACACAAATGTTGCCGATTCGATCCTCTTGAAAGGGTCGGCTCCAAAAGCACTCACTTTAAGGTGTTTCACTCAGTGAATTGGCATCAGATGATGTCAGTCATCAGGCAGCGGTTTGGGACTgaggaaatgaaacaagacCAATAaccaaaggctgctggttcaactcccagggcactgcagttgtacccttgagcaaggtactttacttgaactgcatcagtaaatttccagcagtgtaaatggatGGTATGTAAGctatgtcgctctggataaaggTGTTACCAAGggaatgtactgtattttctttCCTGTGAAAAGCAGTGAAGGGGAATCTCATTGGTCTGCAGGCATTTTGTTGACTTTCCTAAACTCAGCCCTGTGAGACGAAGATAGGAACATCCATCTTTCTTATATAAACCAAATGTTCTGCCAGTCATTTTAGAAATAGAGAATCAAATATTAATGGTGCTTAAAATAGGAAGTAACTGCATGTTCTGCATTACCTTAAGCTGCAGCCTACAGAGTACAGCCTACTGGAGTAGactctgaggttttttttttctccccaaaaGTCAGCCATTGTTTGTCTTGACAGATCTGTTGGCAAGGACAAAAAAGCTATCCAAGCGTCTATCAgaagaaacaaggaaacaaataCAGTTCTGGCAAGGCTCAATAGCGAATTACAGCAGCAGTTAAAGGTAAGAATATGACTGTCCCTGATGAAAACAACTACATCTTAGTGTTGGTGCAGTGTTACATTGCTGTGTGATGACCCCAAAGGAAAGATCAGTATACCAGATCAGCTTAACTTAGTTTTTAGTTAATACTGCATTGTAAACTTGACCATTACTATCTTTTCATGGAGTAATTTTATGAATTAAACTGATATGGTATTATTTCCTGAGAAACCTCAAGTATATAGATGCATCAGTGTTAATCGTCTAAAATTGAGGGTCAGGACCAAAAGCTGGTCTTGTGTGCCTTTGTAATGGGCcacaaaatgttcaaattcatCTTTTTTATGTGTCTCCACTGTGAACCAACATAATACATTAGCACTCTTATGAATTATTAAACATTGAATTCTGAAATACTTTTCACAATTTGCTGTGATAGTTTCACTGATCTGAGTGCACTCTGTAATTATTGCCTAATGTGAAAAAGTTGAAAAAGAATTAAGACGTGAACATTAATCTTTAGGACAGTCAGCTAAATGTTTATTGAATAACACAGCGGTATGGGATTCACTGAATTGGCTTTAGGAGGAATGTTCCAGAAACATTAGGTGACAGCCCAGGCTGCTGATCCCTGGCTGGTGTAGCACACTGTAACAAAGCATATCTTTGAAGTGCTTTTGGGTTTTAAGGCCTCAGTGGCCTTGAGATTAAACTGCATGATGGCGTTATCAAGTGGGATGTAGACTAACTGTGAAATTCACAAGGAGAGGCTGAAGTTCAGCTGGAGTTCagttttttctcttgctttcttcTATTTGTgagtttgaatattttttatttcattatggTTGCTTTTTTGAGCTACAAAGCTCTAGATTAAAGGCGaacatgaatacatttgtgTGGTTATCAAAGACTCCCCAAGGACAAAAATATGTTAGTGATAAAGGAGCTGGCATGAATTACTTTTATGGAGATTTTGGGGCACACAGCTGCAGATCATGGTGTTTAAGGTAGCCAAAACTTGGAGTTGTGATCATTTAACAAATAATTGTAACGACATTTACCTCTGGAAAAGCAAGGCTAGGGACGTGACTCTAAGTGTTGGACACTGAAGTGGtcttgtgtttgtctttcacaGGACTTACTAGAAGAGAGGATATCTTTGGAAGTGCAACTGGAACAGCTGAGACCCTTTTCACACTTGTAATCTCAGTGTGTGCCGTGTGTCTGAAAACCCCACCAGCGACAGACCTTCAGTTCgaccctcccccccacaccagGACGTATTGCCCACCTCTATTTCCACTCTATCCCTACCCCAGCTGACTGTATGTGCAAATGTGCACACCGCCTGTGTGCAGATTCACCATTTGGCCAGAGAACCTGTCACTCCTTAGGGTTGGGGTTAACGTGCAACTAACTGAGgcactttcatttcaaagaaattaaattgtAGGTAAACGTTAATGCCCCTTATTTTGGCAGTGGTTCTGGAACTAGATTCTCAAGGCCCCTGTATGGTGAGTCTTCAGTTGACAGGGGCAGTGAAGTGCATTGTGGTCACCTGTAGGTGGCACACTTTCACTCATTAAGCATGTTGCACATTAGCTGAACGCTGGGCTGgggcagagatggagggagtggGAGATGAGCACCCCTCCTGCAGCGTGGTTACAAGTCATTATGGGACTGAACTCCTCTCCTGCAGTAACAACTTGGAGGTCTGTTTTTGACGGGCATCCAGGCACCATTTACTAACCTCTGCCGGCTAGCAGGGGGCATCTCCTTTTGTTTTCCCCAGCGGTCTAGATCGTAACACGATGACTTGTGTACCTTGTACAGTACTTGACCCAAAACAACTGCATTCACATGTCCTTTCTGTTGCGTTTTGTCTTTCTAATTCcccacttccctctctctcaagtGGTACCTGACCTGAAAGGGTGCCACTCCAAACACACGCCTCCCCTTCACCCCCCTTCCCAGCAGAGTACTGTGGAAGAAGAGAAACCTGAAATTAAATGACTGCACCGCCTAACACgccccctcccttttttttttcttggcaccATTTTATTCTGCATGTTGTTCATGTTCCTACTGAGTATAAAACAGctcttaataaaaacaaaccactcgatttgtatctgtgtatcttaacttgtatcactTAATTTGTGTTGTTACCTAAACTTGTATcggtctttttgttttcattcttttttcctggAACTTGCTGTGTTTTGGTTTCTTTCACCTGTCCTCTCAGCCACACTCCTGCCGTTCGGGATCCACTCTACTGTACTCTCCGTGTGTTGAACTGAGGTGAGCCTTTCCCTGCTCTTCAGGTTGATGTACTGTATAAGGGGTATGTTGTATATTGTATGATACACACCTTTTGATCTCATATGTAAATTTGCATTAATTGCTGACTAACAGCAAATATTCTATTTAATTGCTTATATTATGGCTGTGGGATCATAGATGTTTAACTGCATGGATGTCTCTGCAGAATGAACTAGCAGCTGTGtgatttttacacaaaataaaaacagcacaatattttaattgcctgtcctgtttcttttttccccatgattCCAAAGCCTGATGTATGTCAAGCGGTCGTAATGAAAAATTGCTtgatttccttttaaaattgtttctCAGTGGTTTGATACTTGGCAGCAGTGATAAAGCTAAAGCCAGTCAATTCTCTTTGGCTGCTAGCCTAATTTAAAGCTTCAAGTAATTTTCCCAATGGTCTTTTACCCTCATATTCAAGTAATATTAATGCTGACATGAAACAGTCAAAGGTATATCCTGTATCAAAAGTTTTTAGTTGTTTGCTCCTCACACACAGAACTTGATAGAGCAGTGTTGAGATTTTCAGAggtgttttaatatattttattttaaacctggAAATGCTGAGATGAATAGCTTGGGGTATAAATGATGTTAAATAGATTTTAAACACAGAAGTAGTACTGATCATTTAGATCTgatttactaaaaaaaaaatgattatcGAAAAATTTTGCTAGAATTGGTATGCAGTAAGAACAGTATTAAGTCATGACActgagcggcagtgtagcataatggcAAGGcgtagggctcataaccgaaaggttctGGGTTctgttccccactggggcactgctgctgtaccttggGGCAAGGTACCCAGACTTTCCTCAGTCgatatctagctgtataaatgaataacctATAAAAATTGTACCTGTGTAATAACATGTAATTCtttctggataagactgtctgctaaatgacaataatgtaatgaccaAACAGAAATTGTCAAAAACAATGGCTGGGGCTTTTAgtattctgtatattttattaatttctgCAACACGGTTTGTAGCTGTGAGGATATGCgggaacattcaaaacaatccGTTCCAATTTATACCAGAATTTCAggtaaaaacttttttttctttttcatccacCCACTCTGACAGAATAGATCTATAAAGCAAAACAGTAGTATAGCAAAGTTAGGTAAGATGAGCTGAACTAGTCAGGGGCTCAAATAAACAGTGGCTCTTTATTCTTTACTCTTTGAACAGctactttttctttctttttctccattgCCACACAACTGAGAAGATTTCACCCAGTGCTAATCTGGAATGTTACAGCAGGAAGGACTTGAGGTGGaagcaaaacatttctaaattaGGGAAATGACTTGTTACGGTAATTATTACAGGGGATTCACAAATATTAGTTATTAATGACTTGTGAAACAGTGCAGAGGATGCTTCAAAGGCTGGTAATGCAGTCTGGAAAATATGCCATGGTTTACTTCACAactctggaaaagaaaaacatttgaatcATAAAGTCAGACACAAATGAACAGTTTGAGATCAGTTGTACTATGTACTGGTCTGATACAACTCTCTTTTGCTCAAGAGCTAATGG
This window harbors:
- the reps1 gene encoding ralBP1-associated Eps domain-containing protein 1 isoform X4; protein product: MESLTLSDVEQKYYSDLFVYCDTDNTKKVASNGRVLDLFRAAQLPNEVVLQITELCGATRLGYFGRSQFYIALKLIAVAQSGLPLRAESLNSVKDLPLPRFLVGKNEQEARHAALYSESENQGPYSGVIPRPPGRAQVKKVSAHEVIQPCAPAVEPQPDTTSPVVSPHQSPPASPHAWRKHKRQTSGGNSERQPVVAAAVWTPFGEAQSGPVAGDGMWSARSPPPVQESWVSFTDTPPTSTLPPMHPSSVQESTTIRTVASAATTNEIQRQSSTYDDPWKITDEQRQYYINQFKTIQPDLTGFIPGSAAKEFFTKSKLPILELSHIWELSDFDKDGALTLDEFCAAFHLVVARKNGYDLPEKLPESLMPKLIDLDDSAEVPDPAPEVGYSGSPVEVTPNKSPSMPSLNQNWPELNQSNEDTAIVHPVPIRMTPSKIHMQEMELKRTGSDHTHPTSPLMAKPPELSEENKLPPSMKFVAANTAGDGYSSSDSFTSDQEPIGGVVTRQRSHSGTSPEGLKAVAPPPPPPRPTASHSRSSSLDMNRNFAAVPAGQQQVPGVAYPPAVPPRPQPTQAAGHRTVDGEGLASHSSTSPQQIPEQPNFADFSQFQVFAAEPPSEDGEKLPESSQVEKPGEPAGSLRTAKPAEVPVEDRAAAAVNSAKGSTPLAPPPKPVRRRLKSEDELRPEVEEHPQKSNVIAAVLATQPSIPRSVGKDKKAIQASIRRNKETNTVLARLNSELQQQLKDLLEERISLEVQLEQLRPFSHL
- the reps1 gene encoding ralBP1-associated Eps domain-containing protein 1 isoform X1; amino-acid sequence: MESLTLSDVEQKYYSDLFVYCDTDNTKKVASNGRVLDLFRAAQLPNEVVLQITELCGATRLGYFGRSQFYIALKLIAVAQSGLPLRAESLNSVKDLPLPRFLVGKNEQEARHAALYSESENQGPYSGVIPRPPGRAQVKKVSAHEVIQPCAPAVEPQPDTTSPVVSPHQSPPASPHAWRKHKRQTSGGNSERQPVVAAAVWTPFGEAQSGPVAGDGMWSARSPPPVQESWVSFTDTPPTSTLPPMHPSSVQESTTIRTVASAATTNEIQRQSSTYDDPWKITDEQRQYYINQFKTIQPDLTGFIPGSAAKEFFTKSKLPILELSHIWELSDFDKDGALTLDEFCAAFHLVVARKNGYDLPEKLPESLMPKLIDLDDSAEVPDPAPEVGYSGSPVEVTPNKSPSMPSLNQNWPELNQSNEQWETFSERSSSSQTLTQFDSNIAPADPDTAIVHPVPIRMTPSKIHMQEMELKRTGSDHTHPTSPLMAKPPELSEENKLPPSMKFVAANTAGDGYSSSDSFTSDQEPIGGVVTRQRSHSGTSPEGLKAVAPPPPPPRPTASHSRSSSLDMNRNFAAVPAGQQQVPGVAYPPAVPPRPQPTQAAGHRTVDGEGLASHSSTSPQQIPEQPNFADFSQFQVFAAEPPSEDGEKLPESSQVEKPGEPAGSLRTAKPAEVPVEDRAAAAVNSAKGSTPLAPPPKPVRRRLKSEDELRPEVEEHPQKSNVIAAVLATQPSIPRSVGKDKKAIQASIRRNKETNTVLARLNSELQQQLKDLLEERISLEVQLEQLRPFSHL
- the reps1 gene encoding ralBP1-associated Eps domain-containing protein 1 isoform X3; its protein translation is MESLTLSDVEQKYYSDLFVYCDTDNTKKVASNGRVLDLFRAAQLPNEVVLQITELCGATRLGYFGRSQFYIALKLIAVAQSGLPLRAESLNSVKDLPLPRFLVGKNEQEARHAALYSESENQGPYSGVIPRPPGRAQVKKVSAHEVIQPCAPAVEPQPDTTSPVVSPHQSPPASPHAWRKHKRQTSGGNSERQPVVAAAVWTPFGEAQSGPVAGDGMWSARSPPPVQESWESTTIRTVASAATTNEIQRQSSTYDDPWKITDEQRQYYINQFKTIQPDLTGFIPGSAAKEFFTKSKLPILELSHIWELSDFDKDGALTLDEFCAAFHLVVARKNGYDLPEKLPESLMPKLIDLDDSAEVPDPAPEVGYSGSPVEVTPNKSPSMPSLNQNWPELNQSNEQWETFSERSSSSQTLTQFDSNIAPADPDTAIVHPVPIRMTPSKIHMQEMELKRTGSDHTHPTSPLMAKPPELSEENKLPPSMKFVAANTAGDGYSSSDSFTSDQEPIGGVVTRQRSHSGTSPEGLKAVAPPPPPPRPTASHSRSSSLDMNRNFAAVPAGQQQVPGVAYPPAVPPRPQPTQAAGHRTVDGEGLASHSSTSPQQIPEQPNFADFSQFQVFAAEPPSEDGEKLPESSQVEKPGEPAGSLRTAKPAEVPVEDRAAAAVNSAKGSTPLAPPPKPVRRRLKSEDELRPEVEEHPQKSNVIAAVLATQPSIPRSVGKDKKAIQASIRRNKETNTVLARLNSELQQQLKDLLEERISLEVQLEQLRPFSHL
- the reps1 gene encoding ralBP1-associated Eps domain-containing protein 1 isoform X2 codes for the protein MESLTLSDVEQKYYSDLFVYCDTDNTKKVASNGRVLDLFRAAQLPNEVVLQITELCGATRLGYFGRSQFYIALKLIAVAQSGLPLRAESLNSVKDLPLPRFLVGKNEQEARHAALYSESENQGPYSGVIPRPPGRAQVKKVSAHEVIQPCAPAVEPQPDTTSPVVSPHQSPPASPHAWRKHKRQTSGGNSERQPVVAAAVWTPFGEAQSGPVAGDGMWSARSPPPVQESWVSFTDTPPTSTLPPMHPSSVQESTTIRTVASAATTNEIQRQSSTYDDPWKITDEQRQYYINQFKTIQPDLTGFIPGSAAKEFFTKSKLPILELSHIWELSDFDKDGALTLDEFCAAFHLVVARKNGYDLPEKLPESLMPKLIDLDDSAVPDPAPEVGYSGSPVEVTPNKSPSMPSLNQNWPELNQSNEQWETFSERSSSSQTLTQFDSNIAPADPDTAIVHPVPIRMTPSKIHMQEMELKRTGSDHTHPTSPLMAKPPELSEENKLPPSMKFVAANTAGDGYSSSDSFTSDQEPIGGVVTRQRSHSGTSPEGLKAVAPPPPPPRPTASHSRSSSLDMNRNFAAVPAGQQQVPGVAYPPAVPPRPQPTQAAGHRTVDGEGLASHSSTSPQQIPEQPNFADFSQFQVFAAEPPSEDGEKLPESSQVEKPGEPAGSLRTAKPAEVPVEDRAAAAVNSAKGSTPLAPPPKPVRRRLKSEDELRPEVEEHPQKSNVIAAVLATQPSIPRSVGKDKKAIQASIRRNKETNTVLARLNSELQQQLKDLLEERISLEVQLEQLRPFSHL